In Leptolyngbya iicbica LK, the genomic stretch CCAACCCACTATGCTGGAAACATCCCGGTTGGTCTGTGGGAGATTTCATCATGTTTCAACAATGGCGATCCCCGTGCTGGGGGCGATCGTGTGCAGGGGCACTGCTAGCGATGAGCACCGCTTGGCTTACTACAGGGGCGACTCTACCCACTGCAACACCCATACCGGCGCGATCGCTGCACCTGGCTGACATCACGATTCAGGTGCCCGTGGTGATTCCTGGTTATCCCGTGATTGTGGTGCCCCGGCGCGAGGTCGAACCATCGGTGACAGTACGCTTTGTGGCTGAGGGCGATGACTGGGCCAGCATTTACCTAGATGGTCGGCTGTTGTTTCGAGCGAATAATACTCGCCGCGATCATATCGTTCAGCTGGATCCTGGTGCATATTATTTAGAAGTTACTGGGGTGACGAGCTTTGATCGCTGGGCTGCTGGTTATCTGGATGTCGGACGCAATGATGCCAACGTTGTGGTCATTCGCTATGGCAAAGACTCTGGTGTGCGCGTCGCTGGTGATCCCTATGTCTGGCTGCCCGACGAAGTTGACGATTGAGCCACGCCGGGCCGGTTTTCGTGGGTTGATTATGGCGGCGATATGGGCTGACTGAGCGATCGCGGCCCAGGTCATAACGGTCGTGATCTCCATATACTTGCGAGTGCTATCTGACAATATGCGCCGTTAACAGTCAGGTGCTAGCAACTTCATTTGATCGATCGAGCTGTTTAGCCAATGGGTCTGCCAAGACTATTAGCCCATCGGCTCGTCCGCACTCTGAGTAATATCAAGCACGTTTAAAGATAGACCCTGCTCTCTCCTGGCTTTAGTCATTGCGAGTGATCGAAAACACTGATCAATCGTGTTTCAGATCACATTGCCTAAAAACTCTGGTCGCGATTTTCTGATGTGCTGGCCGCAATTTTAAGATTGCGTGTTTTCTTTTATGCAAGGCTTTCTACGAGAATATACTGATATTAAGGGCTCGCTCTAGTTCAGGATTAATCCAAAAGCTGGGATGCCCGTTCTTTATTGCTTTTCATATTGTTAATCGGTGCAATTATGGTCAGCCAGCTGCAACTCACTCCATCCACCACCCACTTCAACGTGATGGAATTATTGGTCGCCGACGAAGTCGATCGCCAACTGCAAGACTTACCGCCACGCTTAGCCAAATATCTGAAACGGAGCGAAATCGAGACTTTTGCGCTCAATCGTTTGCCCGCGCTGTATGCCGCGAGTGAGCGGGGCTTGGAGTATCAGCAAGCTAAGGCGCAACAAGAGCTACAGGGGCAAATCACTCGAGCAGTGCGCCAGGCTTTGGCGGCTGTGCAAGGAGATCCGTTGCGGGCGGCTCAGCCCCTGCAAATTGAAGCCCCACAGCAACAAGCTGAAGTTGCTCTGGCGATGTTGCAGCAGTGGTTAAAAGCGCCTGACTTGACTTGGGACAAAGCCCTTACGGTGCTAGCTCAATATCAGCGTTCTCAAGCCTATCCGGCCCAAAGTGTGGCTCAGGCATTGGCTGCGGCAGTCCCACATCCTCCGACTCGCCAGGCTGACGCCCATGGCTATGCGAAAGATGCTAGTGAACTCAAAAGTACTGCGCTACGTCCGGGCGTTTACGGTTGCCGCACCGCGTGGATTCCGAAACAGCGCCAAGCAAAGTCATGGCAGCGTTAGCCTGGCATCAAGGTTGCCTGAGTGGGGTGGCGAGTCAGGCCATCCAAGCGAGTCTCGCACTCCAGCTTGACTGAGGCGAAATCAGTGTGCGATCGCACTGGCTCGCGTTGGTGGCTGATCAATGACGGCGATCAGAGGACGGCTGAGTGCTTTGACAACCTTGAAAAGGGGCGAAACTTGCCGCTTGGGTGAAGTGAAGGACGCCCCCCGTGAGCCGTTGCAACCGTGGGTGTGGTCATTGTGTCACCACGCTACAGGGCTTCAATTGAGGCTTGACGTTGTACTGGTCTATCAGCTCAAAGCGCTCAGGGAGCGTTGCAGGGTGATTGCGAGGCTCCGGGTCGCAACCGTTGCGACCCGGAGTGGGGGATATTTGGCTGCTAGCCCTAACCATGCCGACGCATGGCAGCAATTTGCATCGCGATGTAGTCACGTTCTCGATAGTCGTTGGCGTAGCGCAACTGATGACGCAATTCATCGATTTTTTGCTGCTTTAGCCGCTTTTGTTCGCGATCGTTATATCTCATTTTAAAAACTCAACTTTGGCCTGTGCCCTAACTACTTCATCGCTTGCAGAACCCTGATCGCGAGATCGCTAACCGTTCAATCAGCTTTCAAGAACCAGCAAGGGATATTTAAAGGCTGCCGCCAAAACTGTAGCATTCGATACTGTTTTAATAAATCTCAACAATAAAAAGTGTGGCGGTAAGCGGGTGGCTGGGGGTCAAGAGTGGCAGGGCGTGTCTCATGATGGCCGCTTGGTCGGGTGAGACCTATCGGGACTTGGTTGAGTCAGTTGCTGCAATGGTGACCACAGTCGGCATCGCTCTGCCGCGATCGCGGTGAATTCGCTGCACCACGATGGTCGGCACAAGGACAGGTCGTCCTCGTCTGGTCATTAGAGGCAGGACTGAGGGGACTCCGGTTCACTGCTGACGTCAGGCGATTGAGCGAATCACAGCATGGCATTGTTTGGCGAGCCAACATTTTGCCGACGTCGGTTTCTGTTTCTTGTAGGCTTATTGAGGAGCTACGGCAGAAGGCGTGATGGCCCAGCGGGTACTTTTTTTAAGCAACGGACATGGCGAAGATCTGAACGCTAGCCTGGTGCTCAAAGCTTTGGGAGCGATCGCGCCAGAGCTGGAAGTCGCGGCCATGCCGATTGTGGGCGAGGGTAGTGCTTACCGCAAATTGGGCGTCGAGATTATTGGGCCAACCCAGCAGCTCCCGTCGGGCGGGTTTAACTACATCAATTTTGCGCGGTTCTTGAATCCGGTGAACTGGTGGCGCGATACCAACCCCGTTAGTTTAGTCAAAGATGTCTTGTCGGGACTGATTGGGTTGACGATCGGACAGCTGCGGGCCGTTCAACGCTACAGTCCAGCGTGTGATTTGCTGTTTGCCTGCGGCGACATTGTGCCGATTTTGTTTGCAAGGCTGACGGGGCGTCCCTTTTTCGTCTTTTTAGTCAGCACCTCTAGCTATTACGAGGGCAAGGTCAAGCTGCCGTGGCTGGCTCAATGGGGAATGCGATCGCCCCAGTGTTTGGCGATTTTGACCCGCGATCGCTACACTGCTCAAGACCTTCTTGGGCGTGGATTTGCTCAGACGCAGTTTCTCGGCTACCCCATCATGGATGTGTTAGTCCCCAGTGGGCAGGCGCTCAATGAACCCCACATGCCCCTGATCGCCTTATTGCCAGGGAGTCGCCTGCCAGAAGCACAAATCAACTTGGGGCTCATGCTGGAACTGTGTGCCGCGATCGCTCAGCTACGCCCGGCTCAGTTTCGAGCCGCCTTGGTGTCCAGCTTTACGCAAGACTATCTCGCCACGTTAGCCCGCGACCACGGCTGGACACTGCATCCCGGCTACTTGCAGAAAGCGGCAGTCACGGTGCATTATCACTACGACGCATTCGCCGACATTTTGCACCAGTGTGATTTGGTCGTGGGCATGGCCGGGACGGCTGTCGAGCAAGCCGTCGGGCTCGGCAAACCCGTCATCCAAATTCCGGGGCCGGGGCCGCAATTTACCTATCTGTTTGCCGAAGCGCAGATGCGCCTGCTGGGGGCATCGATTACCACGATTGGCACGCGACCCGCGACCACCAAAACCCTGGTCGAAGCCGCTGCCAAAATCGATGCCATGCTCAAAGATGAGCCATATCTCGAGCGGTGTCGAAGGAATGGCCAAGAGCGGGTAGGTGGCCCCGGTGGCTCTGACGCGATCGCCCACAAAATTGTGGAAACGCTGAAGCACCTCCCCCAAGAAACCTCAATGGTTTGATACAAACTTCGTTAGCATCAAAATACCCCCCCTTTGGAGGCTCAATGCTTGCATCGTCGCGAATGTCCCGTCAGGGCGAAATTGTTGAAGTCGTTTTCCGCAATGGTTGGGATTATATGCGGCGATTGCTCAGCGGTGGCAAAGCCGATGAGCCCGACATTCCCACGCCGGAAGTCTTGCGCAACATTTTGACCGAGTTGGGGCCGGTATATGTGAAATTTGGGCAGCTGCTCAGCACGCGCCCTGATCTCTTACCTGCCCGCTATATCGAAGCCCTCAGTAGCCTGCAATCGACGGTCAAGCCGGTGCCAGCCAGCCAGATGGAGCCGTTTATCCGGCAAAATTTACCTGGTCCGGTGGAGAACTATTTTCAAAGTATTGAATATTCGGCGATCGCGGCAGGCTCGATCGGTCAAACGCACCGCGCCATTCTCAAAGATGGTCGCCAGGTTGCCATCAAAGTCCAGCGCCCCGGCATTGAAAAGCTCGTTGAGCACGACATGGCCCTGATCCGCGATGTCGCCCGCCTGGTCTCGGCCAGCCAGTTTGGCCAGCGTTACAACGTAGTGGACTTGGCGTACGAATTTAGTGAAGCGATACGCTCCGAACTCGATTTCACCACTGAGGCGGAATATACCGACCTGCTGCGTCGCAACCTGCAAGACAGTCCCTGGTACGACCCCAAGCAACTGGTGGTGCCAGAAATCTTTTGGGACCTGACCAATTCCAAACTCATGGTGATGGAATGGTTAGACGGTGCGCCCATTCTCACAACCCCTGTCGCAAAGGATGACAACGAGAAAGCGGCTCGCAAGCGTGAACAAATTACGACGCTGCTATTTCGCGCGTTCTTCAAACAATACTTTGTGGATGGCTTCTTCCATGCGGATCCCCATCCTGGCAATATCTTTTTTCTTAAAGATGGACGGGTCGCCCTGTTGGATTGCGGCATGATGGGACGTCTGGACCCCCGCACCCGCGCCACCATGACCGAAATGGTGCTCGCGATCGCCAGCTCCGACGCCCAACGCTGCACCCAAATTGCGTTAAAACTCACAGAACCCCTACAACCCACCGACATCGCCAAACTCGAAAGCGACTTTGCGCGATTGATGGGGCGCTACTATGGCCTCAGCCTGGAAAAGGTCAACACGGCAGAAGTCTTTGGCGAAATTTTGGAAGCGGGCACGCAAAATGACTTGCGCTGGCCTGCCAATGTGGGGCTGTTCACTAAATCTCTGGCGAATCTGGAGGGGGCGGCACGGCAGTTCAATCCCCACGTCAATCTGCTGTCAGAAGTGCGGCCCCTCATGGCCGATCTGTTTCGCTATCAACTGGCAGGCGAAGATTTGGTGCAAACGCTGCTCCGCACTGGCTTGGAGTTTCGTAACCTCTCGCTGGAATCGCCTCGGCAGTTCGCCTTTTTGCTCGATCGCCTCAGCGCCGAAACCCTGCGCTGGAACGTCCGACTGAGCGGACTAGAGGGGATGCGCCGCAGCATTGACGACGCTGCCAACCGTCGCGCCTACAGCACCGTCGTCGCGGCATTGATCATCGGGGCGGCGATCGTCTCCACTAATCAGCAAAGTTCGCAAGGCATTATTCTCAGTAATATCTTGTTCGCAGCGGCCACTTTCTTAGGATTGTGGCTAGTGGTCAGTATTTTACGTTCCGGGCGACTCCGATAAGCCCCCTCCACCCCGAAGGTTTGAATCAGGAGCCATCTAGTGATCAACGGCATTCAAGATGTGTACGTCAATGTTGCAGATATGCAGCGGGCGATCGCGTTTTATACCGACCTCTTGGGCTGCTCTGTGCTGTATCAAGACGAGCATTGGTGTTCGCTCGATGCCCATGGCCTCAAAATCGGCCTGCACTGGACTGGGGGTGATGCGGTGCCCGCCGTCCCCTTTGATGAACACGGCCCCCATGCGGGAGCGACGATCACCTTTCGGTCTGATGACGTGGCTACCGATAAGGCGATGCTCCAAAATCAGGGTGTTGAAATCGTTGGCGAGATTGATGAAAGCTTCGGCCACTTAGTCATCTTTCGCGATCCCGATGGCAATTTTCTCAAGCTGATGCGGCAAAAGTATTAGCCTGGCATCGACATACCAGCTTCCTTGTAACGGGTTGTGCGATCGCCTTGCGCAATCTAGGTAATTTATGGAAAATGAATATAGTTTATTTGTACTATTTTGAGGTTGAGCCGATGATACCTCCTGCCGCTACGTTTCAAATTAACGTCGTCGATGGTTTTCGCCTGGGCTGTTTGCAAGTGCCTTTAGCTCAAGTTGCTGATTGGCTGAACTTTTTGGTGACGCCTCACTATCGCGTTGACATCATCTCGTCTGAGCAAGTGGGCGATCGCTTACACATCCATTTCGAGGCCAGCGAAGGACTCTACGCCTACCTGGAAAACCGCCTGATGGACACTCTAGAATTCGCCGCCTAAACCTGTGAGGTCACGACAATTCTGGCGATGATCGTGGCTGAGTGGATTGCAGTTCTAACTGCAGGAGACTGCGATGTTAAGCGATCGCTAAAACTATTACGGGCCGCCACCCTGCTATCCAGCTACCCTCATACCAATTTCCTTTTGAAATGTCCCACATAGCTTCTGTCAGGGATTCACCGGACTCGGAGGCTGCGATGGAACCCGTTGAACTTGCTGAACTTTGGATATGGGACATTTCAAATCTAAAACTGTATCAAAACTAAATTCGTATGACAGTTAGAGATTAAACCAATTGTCCCGATTGAAGATTACTTGGCCATTGGCCAGCTTTCTGAGTACATAAAAGGTCTTCCCTTCTACGCTTGGTACAAGGAGTATATTGCCGCTTTCTTCAGGATTGATACTCATCTCTTTGCAGTTACGGTTTCGCAGACGTAGATCAACTCCTTCAGGCAGAAAAGTACAGCAGAGTTTCGCCTGGGCTAGCTGTTTCTCTGTAAAGTCAACAGCACCTTCCAAATTGGCGGAACAAAGGAAGGTGCCCTCCAAGATGGTTTGCGATAGGCTGGCACCTTCCAGGTTAGCGGAACAAAGTAAAGCACTTTCCAAAATCGTTTGCGATAGGTTGGCTCCTTCCAGGCGTGCTTCTTGAAGGTCAGCTCCTTGTAAGTAGGCTCCCTGAAGAATAGCCCCTTGTAGGTGAGCGTACCTAAATCTGGTCCCTTCCAGGCGAGCGTAGCTAAGTGTGGCATTTTCCAAGTTAACCCATTCCAGATCAGCTCCTTCCAGGCGTGCTTTTCGAAGTTCAGCCCCTTTTAAGTAGGCTCCACTCAAGACCAAGGGGTGGCTATCAAATGTAGTTTCGCGTCGTCCAATAACGGTTAATGCGCTCTGAACCTCTTGCCTTGGTTTATTGGGCTTTCCATATTCGCCAGATTGTGTTTTCTTCCTTATAAATGCTGTCAGCACCTCCATCACGACTGGATGATCCTTCCTCGAATCTCTGGCGATGCGCTCAAGTGAATAGACCCCTCCAAGTCTGACCTCTAACTTCTCATCGGCCAGCATCTCTACAGCTTTGGCAAAGCGGTCTGTGACATTCTTATCTTCAGTCAAGCGAATATTTTTTAGCGTCAATCCAGCTGTCACTAGAAAGAACAGGCCACCTAGAGCCTGAATCGCTGTCTTTCGATACTCATTCTCTAGAGCGGCTTTGTCTTTACCACTTATCTGCGTCTGCGACACTTGCCAATTAGGGAGCCAGCCTACAGTAACGACAGCCAGTAGGACAACACCCAGGCTACCTAGCCAGAACTTGGCCTTAGAAAGGCGTTGTAGCGGCTTGACATTGGCTTGACGTTTTTTCATGACCTCAGTCTAGGGCCTTGAAGCTTGTTAGGCTATGCACTGCCACTAGCTGAATGTGTATATGGGACATTTTAAAGCTGAAAATGTATCACATCCTGCGTCCCAACCGCACCATAAAGAATCCATCCATGTTGGCTTGATGCGGCCAGACCTTGACCCAGCCTTCCGGCGTGGCAAATGCAGCGGTGGGTTCCCCAGTTTGCGGCGGCAAAATTTGCCAATCGGGGTGAGTGGATAGGAACTGCTCAATGACCGCTTCGTTTTCCATCGGGTGCAGGGTGCAAGTGGCGTAAACCAAAGTGCCTGTGGGTTTTACCCAAGTGGCCGCACGGTTGAGCAGGCGCAACTGTAGAGCGGCTAATTCTTGGACTGATGCCGGTGTCTGTCGCCAGCGAGCATCGGCATGACGGTGCAGGGTGCCCAATCCTGAACACGGGGCATCTACCAGCACGCGATCGCCCTCACCTTCAAATTTGGTGATCTCAGTGCTATCGCCCTGGCAGGTTTGGATGCAGTTTAGCTGTAAGCGGCGGACGTTTTGCGAAATCTTTTTCAGGCGGGATGGGGTGCGATCGCAGGCCCAGATCAGTCCTTGATCGCCCATTAATTCGGCTAAATGGGTGGTTTTGCCGCCGGGGGCAGCGCAGGCATCAACTACCAAGTTTCCCGGTTGCGGGGCAACGAGAGTACTGACGAGTTGCGCACTAGCATCTTGCACGGTCCAGTGACCCTCGGCGTAGCCTGGCAGCGCCTGAATCGCCCCCGCAGAGGGCGGCAGCCGGAGTGCTTGGGACAAATGCGGCAACGCTGTCACCGTAATACCTGCCGCCGCCAAGCTTTGTTGCACCGCCTCACGGGACTGTTGCAGCACATTTACCCGGAGGTCAATGGCAGGTGGCTGGTTAAACCAGTCACACAAGGCAATGGCGTCGGTCTCACCGAGTTGCTCCAGCCATAGCTCCACCATCCAATCGGGGAAGCTGTGCTGAATGCCCAAAGCCGTCACGCGATCGCTGGGCAACGTGAGGGGATCCACTCCTGTTTGGCGACGGCGAATGTACTGGCGCAAAATGCCGTTCACCACTCCCGAGAGCTTGCCTTTGCCCAGCGCTTTGGTTAGCTCCACACTGGTATTGACCGCTGCCGACTCCGGTACTTGGGTCAAAAATCGCAGTTGATAAAAGCCCAAATGCAAAATTACGCGCAGTTCCGGTAATTGCTGGTGGGCGGGCTTTTTGCCGAGTTGGTCAATCAGAGCGTCCAGGGTGCGCTGCCGTCGCACTGTGCCGTAGACTAACTCGGTCGCAAAGGCGCGATCGACCGCACTGAGTTTGACCTTGGCAAGTAACCGATGCAGCACGACATCGGCATAGCCGCCGCGATAAATTTCCTTTAAAGCGTCAAACGCCAACCTTCGGGCTGGCGATTGCGCGTTAGATGATGATGGAGTGGTCACAAATTCAGTTGGCCCGCAGGCTACCTACTTCTTCTTTTTCCGTTGGGTCTTTTTGATGGTGGGGGCCGTGGCTTCTTGATCACGCTTGCGGCGACGGCGATCGCGCCACTCAGCAGCAGTTAAATACACCACCCCCCCAGTCACGACGACCATTAGCGCGGCAGCGAGCACCGCCAAAATGACAAAAGTCTGGTTGTTAAGCGCGGTCTCCATCACACAGCATTAGTTACAAATACACATTGAGCAGGTTGCTTAGGAATTGGAATTAAATTAAGTGTGAACAGCCGTCTCGGCTGTTCAAGAGCAGGCAAGATGCCTGCCCGACAAAACTTGGATTTTATAAAATCCTGATTCCTTAGAAGCCATTGCGGCCCCAAACCACCATCGACAAAGAAAAGGTGAAGACCACCAGCAGCGAAACCCAACCCAGCGTCAAAATATCCATAGTCGTCTTAAAGCAAGAATTCACAGTGCATAAACCATCATAGGACAAAGCCCCGACGGAATTATCGCAATTTGAACAATGCAACATCCTTCGCCATTTACCCCTGCCGAGCGTATCGAGTCTGCCAAAGTCGCGATTGCCGGTGGTTTCATTGCTGGCTTCATTGGCCTCGCTTGGCTGTTGTTTAGCCGTTATGTACAGGGAGAGATGATCTGGGCGGGACTCCTGAGCGGGTGGAACTTAGCGAACCTGACATTGCTGGTGAATGGCGCGATCTCTGCCCTTTCCGGCAGCCTATTTGCCTTAACCTACCGCTATGCCATTCGCCAAGACGATAATCCGCAGCTTCGCGGCGGAGTCGTGCTCGCCTTCACCCTGGTGCGCGGTCTGGCGGAAGTCGACGCCAGTTCGGCCATTGCCCAAAATTTTTGGCCATTCCTCACGGCCTGTGGCGAGAGTTTCATCTT encodes the following:
- a CDS encoding pentapeptide repeat-containing protein, yielding MKKRQANVKPLQRLSKAKFWLGSLGVVLLAVVTVGWLPNWQVSQTQISGKDKAALENEYRKTAIQALGGLFFLVTAGLTLKNIRLTEDKNVTDRFAKAVEMLADEKLEVRLGGVYSLERIARDSRKDHPVVMEVLTAFIRKKTQSGEYGKPNKPRQEVQSALTVIGRRETTFDSHPLVLSGAYLKGAELRKARLEGADLEWVNLENATLSYARLEGTRFRYAHLQGAILQGAYLQGADLQEARLEGANLSQTILESALLCSANLEGASLSQTILEGTFLCSANLEGAVDFTEKQLAQAKLCCTFLPEGVDLRLRNRNCKEMSINPEESGNILLVPSVEGKTFYVLRKLANGQVIFNRDNWFNL
- the petN gene encoding cytochrome b6-f complex subunit PetN, which gives rise to MDILTLGWVSLLVVFTFSLSMVVWGRNGF
- a CDS encoding VOC family protein, with translation MINGIQDVYVNVADMQRAIAFYTDLLGCSVLYQDEHWCSLDAHGLKIGLHWTGGDAVPAVPFDEHGPHAGATITFRSDDVATDKAMLQNQGVEIVGEIDESFGHLVIFRDPDGNFLKLMRQKY
- a CDS encoding lipid-A-disaccharide synthase-related protein — its product is MAQRVLFLSNGHGEDLNASLVLKALGAIAPELEVAAMPIVGEGSAYRKLGVEIIGPTQQLPSGGFNYINFARFLNPVNWWRDTNPVSLVKDVLSGLIGLTIGQLRAVQRYSPACDLLFACGDIVPILFARLTGRPFFVFLVSTSSYYEGKVKLPWLAQWGMRSPQCLAILTRDRYTAQDLLGRGFAQTQFLGYPIMDVLVPSGQALNEPHMPLIALLPGSRLPEAQINLGLMLELCAAIAQLRPAQFRAALVSSFTQDYLATLARDHGWTLHPGYLQKAAVTVHYHYDAFADILHQCDLVVGMAGTAVEQAVGLGKPVIQIPGPGPQFTYLFAEAQMRLLGASITTIGTRPATTKTLVEAAAKIDAMLKDEPYLERCRRNGQERVGGPGGSDAIAHKIVETLKHLPQETSMV
- a CDS encoding late competence development ComFB family protein, with the translated sequence MVSQLQLTPSTTHFNVMELLVADEVDRQLQDLPPRLAKYLKRSEIETFALNRLPALYAASERGLEYQQAKAQQELQGQITRAVRQALAAVQGDPLRAAQPLQIEAPQQQAEVALAMLQQWLKAPDLTWDKALTVLAQYQRSQAYPAQSVAQALAAAVPHPPTRQADAHGYAKDASELKSTALRPGVYGCRTAWIPKQRQAKSWQR
- a CDS encoding 16S rRNA (cytosine(967)-C(5))-methyltransferase; protein product: MTTPSSSNAQSPARRLAFDALKEIYRGGYADVVLHRLLAKVKLSAVDRAFATELVYGTVRRQRTLDALIDQLGKKPAHQQLPELRVILHLGFYQLRFLTQVPESAAVNTSVELTKALGKGKLSGVVNGILRQYIRRRQTGVDPLTLPSDRVTALGIQHSFPDWMVELWLEQLGETDAIALCDWFNQPPAIDLRVNVLQQSREAVQQSLAAAGITVTALPHLSQALRLPPSAGAIQALPGYAEGHWTVQDASAQLVSTLVAPQPGNLVVDACAAPGGKTTHLAELMGDQGLIWACDRTPSRLKKISQNVRRLQLNCIQTCQGDSTEITKFEGEGDRVLVDAPCSGLGTLHRHADARWRQTPASVQELAALQLRLLNRAATWVKPTGTLVYATCTLHPMENEAVIEQFLSTHPDWQILPPQTGEPTAAFATPEGWVKVWPHQANMDGFFMVRLGRRM
- a CDS encoding ABC1 kinase family protein; the protein is MLASSRMSRQGEIVEVVFRNGWDYMRRLLSGGKADEPDIPTPEVLRNILTELGPVYVKFGQLLSTRPDLLPARYIEALSSLQSTVKPVPASQMEPFIRQNLPGPVENYFQSIEYSAIAAGSIGQTHRAILKDGRQVAIKVQRPGIEKLVEHDMALIRDVARLVSASQFGQRYNVVDLAYEFSEAIRSELDFTTEAEYTDLLRRNLQDSPWYDPKQLVVPEIFWDLTNSKLMVMEWLDGAPILTTPVAKDDNEKAARKREQITTLLFRAFFKQYFVDGFFHADPHPGNIFFLKDGRVALLDCGMMGRLDPRTRATMTEMVLAIASSDAQRCTQIALKLTEPLQPTDIAKLESDFARLMGRYYGLSLEKVNTAEVFGEILEAGTQNDLRWPANVGLFTKSLANLEGAARQFNPHVNLLSEVRPLMADLFRYQLAGEDLVQTLLRTGLEFRNLSLESPRQFAFLLDRLSAETLRWNVRLSGLEGMRRSIDDAANRRAYSTVVAALIIGAAIVSTNQQSSQGIILSNILFAAATFLGLWLVVSILRSGRLR